One Pararhizobium sp. IMCC3301 DNA segment encodes these proteins:
- the mutL gene encoding DNA mismatch repair endonuclease MutL, protein MTIRHLSEGTINRIAAGEVVERPASVVKELVENAIDAQATRVDIVTASGGKTMMRVSDNGVGMTAADLALAVERHCTSKLNENDLFDIQSLGFRGEALPSIGSVAELSIKSRQQDEDTGWQITIDGGRKSAATPAALNVGTQVEVCNLFFTTPARLKFLKSDRAETAAITDVVKRLALAHPQVRFSLNGSDRTALDYGSATGDDALLARITQVMGKEFRDNAVPIDAVREGVRLTGFAALPTYNRANTLQQFFFVNGRPVRDRQLHGALRGAYADFQSKHRHPVAVLFVDLDPHLVDVNVHPAKADVRFRDAALVRGLIVGAIREAMAGTGHRSATTGGTEALALLARRPLARAATAPPADWRQSAFRPEPDLAAPPHTGMSEPQQTPYQPSSGSSSFAAFRNPSADTRAMQVPASDLAETDLPLGVARAQIHENYIVAQTRDGLVIVDQHAAHERLVYERLKAALASKNVATQMLLIPDIVDLPEEDVDRLEARSGELADLGLHLERFGPGAICVRETPALLGDTDITGLVRDIADDLADLDASTRLAERLDYVAATMACHGSVRSGRRLRAEEMNALLRDMEATPNSGQCNHGRPTYVELKLADIEKLFGRR, encoded by the coding sequence ATGACCATCCGGCATCTATCGGAAGGAACCATCAACCGTATCGCCGCCGGCGAGGTGGTGGAGCGCCCTGCCAGTGTCGTCAAGGAACTGGTCGAAAACGCTATCGATGCGCAGGCGACCCGTGTTGATATCGTCACCGCTTCCGGTGGCAAAACCATGATGCGCGTCAGCGATAATGGTGTTGGCATGACTGCTGCAGACCTTGCTCTGGCGGTCGAACGTCATTGCACCAGCAAGCTCAATGAGAATGATCTGTTCGACATTCAAAGCTTGGGGTTTCGCGGCGAAGCTCTGCCGTCCATTGGATCGGTCGCCGAATTATCCATCAAGAGCCGCCAGCAGGATGAGGACACCGGCTGGCAGATTACCATTGATGGCGGCCGCAAATCTGCGGCCACACCCGCAGCTCTGAACGTCGGTACCCAGGTTGAAGTCTGCAATCTTTTCTTCACCACGCCCGCAAGGCTGAAATTTCTCAAAAGTGACCGCGCCGAAACTGCAGCCATAACCGATGTCGTCAAGCGGCTTGCCCTGGCGCATCCGCAGGTGCGGTTTTCGCTGAACGGCTCTGATCGTACGGCGCTGGATTACGGCTCTGCAACCGGCGATGACGCTTTGCTGGCGCGCATAACCCAGGTGATGGGCAAGGAGTTCCGCGACAATGCCGTGCCCATTGATGCTGTGCGCGAGGGCGTCCGGCTGACCGGTTTTGCAGCGCTGCCAACCTACAACCGCGCCAACACCTTGCAGCAATTCTTCTTCGTCAACGGACGGCCTGTCAGAGACCGGCAATTGCACGGCGCGCTGCGCGGTGCCTATGCCGATTTCCAGTCGAAACACCGTCATCCAGTCGCCGTGCTGTTTGTCGATCTTGATCCGCATCTGGTCGATGTGAACGTCCACCCCGCCAAAGCCGATGTCAGATTTCGTGACGCTGCGCTGGTGCGCGGCCTGATTGTCGGTGCAATCCGTGAAGCCATGGCCGGGACAGGCCACCGCTCGGCCACCACAGGGGGAACGGAAGCACTGGCACTGCTGGCGCGCCGTCCCCTGGCGAGGGCTGCCACGGCACCGCCGGCCGACTGGCGCCAGTCCGCTTTCAGACCCGAGCCGGATCTCGCCGCGCCGCCGCACACCGGCATGTCAGAACCGCAGCAGACACCTTATCAGCCGTCCTCCGGCAGCAGCAGCTTTGCAGCCTTCAGAAATCCGTCAGCTGACACCAGAGCGATGCAGGTGCCGGCGAGCGATCTGGCCGAAACCGATCTTCCTCTTGGTGTTGCGCGCGCCCAAATTCATGAAAATTATATCGTCGCGCAAACCCGGGACGGTCTGGTCATTGTCGATCAGCATGCCGCCCATGAGCGGCTTGTCTATGAACGGCTCAAGGCCGCGCTGGCGAGCAAAAATGTGGCCACTCAGATGCTGTTGATCCCGGATATCGTTGATCTGCCGGAGGAAGACGTCGACCGGCTGGAAGCGCGCTCCGGGGAACTTGCGGATCTGGGTCTGCATCTGGAACGCTTCGGTCCCGGCGCGATCTGCGTTCGCGAGACACCGGCCCTGCTGGGCGACACGGATATAACGGGTCTGGTGCGCGATATCGCTGATGATCTGGCCGATCTGGATGCCTCCACACGGCTGGCTGAGCGGCTGGATTACGTCGCTGCCACCATGGCCTGTCACGGCTCTGTGCGCTCTGGGCGGCGGCTCAGAGCCGAGGAAATGAATGCCTTGCTGCGGGATATGGAAGCCACACCCAATTCCGGCCAGTGCAATCATGGCCGCCCCACCTATGTCGAGTTGAAACTCGCCGATATCGAGAAACTATTCGGCCGCCGCTGA
- the ileS gene encoding isoleucine--tRNA ligase, protein MADNPNAPSRDYSKTLFLPKTDFPMRAGLPKKEPQILAFWDRASLQDRILGKTTNAPQQAGATPGQRPKFVLHDGPPYANGNLHIGHALNKVLKDIICRSKQMQGFHAPYVPGWDCHGLPIEWKIEEQYRAKGKDKDEVPINEFRKECRDFADYWIGEQSAEFLRLGVQGDFKNPYKTMDFHSEARIAGELMKFATTGQLYRGSKPVMWSVVERTALAEAEVEYHVYESDTVWVKFPVVKGPEALLGASVVIWTTTPWTMPGNRCVCYSDSVAYGLYEVVEAEQDFGPQPGEKYIFADALAAESAAKAKVTLSRLDAVSADDLKGIILHHPLRGLGVDGYQFLVPMLQGDHVTAEAGTGFVHTAPGHGRDDFENWVAKRREVAALGIDTAIPFTVDDAGFFTADAPGFGPDAEGGAARIIDDKGKKGDANQRVITALIGQNNLFARGRLKHDYPHSWRSKKPVIFRNTPQWFVYMDEDIEGQAGDTLRARALAAIDATRFYPQAGQKRLRAMIENRPDWVLSRQRAWGVPIAVFVDEEGNLLNDDAVNQRILDAFEAEGADAWFEEGAKERFLGNDHDPAKWQPVSDILDVWFDSGSTHSYVLEDRPELKWPADLYLEGSDQHRGWFHSSLLESCGTRGRAPYEAVLTHGFTMDQDGRKMSKSLGNTVVPQDIIKQYGADILRLWVASVDYSEDQRLGPEIIKTNVEAYRKLRNTIRWMLGALSHFDPQTDRIEPSAMPELERYMLHQLRNLEQTVNDGYDAYDFKKVFSALSRFMNLDLSAFYFDVRKDTLYCDPMSSATRKAALTVIDQIFDNLVRWLAPIIPFTCEESWLYRQNRLDVLEDDREELDTIPPSVHLQDFNPLPQAWQDDELAEKWRRIRAVRMVVTGALEIERREKRIGSSLEAAPRVYLDDEAYQGVAQQSDFADICITSGIDMEPGPGPAAAFRLGEVPGVAVEFARAEGQKCARSWKFSTRIGEDADYPDVTPRDAQALRELADAGLLEQ, encoded by the coding sequence ATGGCTGACAATCCCAACGCGCCATCGCGCGATTATTCCAAAACCCTGTTTTTGCCGAAGACAGATTTCCCGATGCGGGCCGGACTGCCCAAGAAGGAACCGCAAATTCTCGCTTTCTGGGACCGCGCCTCATTGCAGGACAGAATTCTCGGCAAGACCACGAATGCGCCGCAGCAGGCCGGTGCAACGCCCGGCCAGCGGCCTAAATTTGTGCTGCATGACGGCCCGCCCTATGCCAATGGCAATCTGCATATCGGCCATGCCCTCAACAAGGTTCTGAAAGACATCATCTGCCGCTCAAAACAGATGCAGGGATTTCATGCGCCCTATGTTCCAGGTTGGGATTGCCACGGTCTGCCGATCGAATGGAAAATCGAGGAACAATACCGCGCAAAGGGCAAGGACAAGGACGAGGTTCCGATCAACGAATTTCGCAAGGAGTGCCGTGACTTCGCCGACTACTGGATCGGTGAGCAATCCGCCGAGTTTCTGCGGCTGGGTGTTCAGGGCGATTTCAAGAACCCTTACAAGACGATGGATTTTCATTCCGAGGCGCGCATTGCCGGTGAATTGATGAAATTTGCCACCACCGGTCAGCTTTACCGTGGTTCCAAACCGGTGATGTGGTCGGTGGTCGAGCGCACCGCGCTGGCCGAGGCCGAGGTTGAATATCACGTCTATGAAAGTGATACGGTCTGGGTCAAGTTTCCCGTTGTCAAAGGACCTGAAGCTCTGCTTGGAGCTTCGGTCGTAATCTGGACCACGACGCCCTGGACGATGCCCGGCAACCGCTGTGTGTGTTATTCGGACAGCGTTGCCTACGGGCTTTATGAAGTCGTGGAAGCAGAGCAGGATTTCGGCCCGCAGCCGGGTGAAAAATATATCTTCGCCGACGCGCTGGCAGCAGAAAGCGCGGCCAAGGCAAAGGTCACATTGTCGCGTCTGGACGCTGTCTCTGCCGACGATTTGAAAGGCATCATCCTGCACCATCCGTTGCGCGGGCTCGGGGTCGATGGATATCAGTTCCTGGTGCCGATGCTGCAGGGCGATCACGTCACCGCAGAGGCAGGCACCGGCTTTGTCCATACCGCGCCCGGTCATGGCCGCGATGACTTTGAGAACTGGGTGGCGAAACGCCGCGAAGTCGCGGCGCTTGGCATTGATACCGCGATTCCCTTCACCGTCGATGATGCCGGATTTTTCACCGCCGATGCACCGGGGTTCGGCCCCGATGCTGAGGGCGGTGCTGCCCGTATCATCGATGACAAGGGCAAGAAAGGCGACGCCAATCAGCGCGTTATCACTGCCCTGATCGGCCAGAACAATCTGTTCGCGCGGGGCCGCCTGAAGCATGATTATCCACATTCATGGCGCTCCAAAAAGCCGGTGATCTTCCGCAACACACCGCAATGGTTTGTCTACATGGATGAGGACATAGAAGGGCAGGCGGGCGATACTTTGCGCGCCCGCGCTCTGGCCGCCATTGATGCCACAAGGTTTTATCCGCAAGCTGGACAGAAGCGGTTGCGGGCGATGATTGAAAACCGTCCCGACTGGGTTTTATCGCGCCAGCGCGCCTGGGGTGTTCCCATCGCGGTGTTCGTTGATGAGGAGGGAAATCTGCTGAATGATGATGCGGTCAACCAGCGCATCCTCGATGCGTTTGAAGCCGAAGGTGCGGATGCCTGGTTTGAAGAGGGTGCCAAAGAACGCTTTCTCGGCAATGATCACGATCCGGCCAAGTGGCAGCCGGTTAGCGATATTCTCGATGTCTGGTTCGACAGCGGCTCGACCCATTCCTATGTGCTGGAAGACCGTCCGGAATTGAAATGGCCTGCCGATCTCTATTTGGAAGGCTCCGATCAGCATCGGGGATGGTTCCATTCATCGCTGCTGGAAAGCTGCGGCACGCGCGGCCGCGCACCTTATGAAGCAGTGCTGACCCATGGCTTCACGATGGACCAGGACGGCCGCAAAATGTCCAAATCTCTTGGCAACACGGTGGTGCCGCAGGACATCATCAAGCAGTACGGTGCCGATATTCTGCGCCTCTGGGTGGCGTCGGTCGACTATTCCGAAGATCAGCGGCTCGGACCTGAAATTATCAAGACCAATGTGGAAGCCTACCGCAAGCTGCGCAACACCATCCGCTGGATGCTCGGGGCGCTCAGTCATTTTGACCCGCAGACAGACCGCATCGAGCCGTCTGCGATGCCGGAGCTGGAGCGCTATATGCTGCATCAGTTGCGCAATCTGGAGCAGACCGTCAATGACGGCTATGACGCCTATGATTTCAAAAAAGTGTTCAGCGCCTTGTCGCGTTTCATGAATCTAGATTTGTCCGCGTTTTATTTCGATGTGCGCAAGGACACGCTGTATTGCGACCCGATGTCCAGTGCCACCCGCAAGGCGGCGCTTACGGTGATCGATCAGATTTTTGACAATCTGGTGCGCTGGCTTGCGCCGATCATCCCCTTTACTTGTGAAGAATCCTGGCTTTACCGCCAGAACCGGCTGGACGTGCTGGAAGATGACCGGGAGGAGCTGGATACCATACCGCCTTCAGTGCATCTGCAGGATTTCAATCCCCTGCCGCAAGCCTGGCAGGATGATGAACTGGCCGAAAAATGGCGTCGAATTCGCGCGGTTCGGATGGTTGTCACCGGCGCGCTTGAAATCGAGCGCCGCGAAAAACGCATTGGCTCTTCGCTGGAAGCCGCACCGCGCGTCTATCTGGACGATGAGGCATATCAGGGCGTTGCGCAGCAGTCCGATTTTGCCGATATCTGCATCACCAGCGGAATTGACATGGAACCGGGCCCCGGTCCCGCTGCTGCCTTCCGACTTGGCGAAGTGCCCGGCGTTGCAGTGGAATTTGCCCGCGCCGAGGGGCAGAAATGTGCCCGGTCGTGGAAATTCTCCACCCGGATTGGCGAGGATGCGGATTATCCCGATGTCACGCCGCGCGACGCACAGGCCTTGCGTGAACTGGCTGATGCCGGCCTTCTGGAGCAATAG
- the ubiA gene encoding 4-hydroxybenzoate octaprenyltransferase — protein MNETTNHLKKSVADAVSGHWVDTRAPEWLRPYARLARWDRPIGWWLLLLPCWWSVALAANLAGGAVNLWHLLLFLIGAVAMRGAGCTYNDLIDRDIDAQVARTRSRPLPSGQLTVKQARIFLLLQALTGMVVLLQFNRFAILLGLGSLPIVAVYPFMKRITDWPQIVLGLAFSWGALMGFAARFGALDQAAPYLLYAAAIMWTIGYDTIYAHQDQEDDALIGVRSTARTFGASSQIMIGLFFAGAVLFAALAIMASGGGIYAALGLTGFAVHLGWQVASLQPGNAERCLMQFRSNRNAGLLLFAGLVLETLI, from the coding sequence ATGAATGAGACAACAAACCATCTGAAAAAAAGCGTTGCCGACGCGGTCAGTGGCCACTGGGTCGACACCAGAGCACCGGAATGGTTGCGGCCCTATGCACGGCTGGCCCGCTGGGACCGGCCAATCGGCTGGTGGCTGCTGCTGCTGCCGTGCTGGTGGTCGGTTGCACTGGCGGCAAATCTGGCTGGCGGTGCCGTGAATTTGTGGCATTTGTTGCTGTTCCTGATCGGTGCCGTTGCGATGCGCGGCGCGGGATGCACCTATAATGATCTGATCGACCGGGATATTGACGCCCAGGTGGCGCGGACCCGTTCGCGGCCTTTGCCGTCCGGACAGCTAACTGTCAAGCAGGCCCGGATATTCCTGCTGTTGCAGGCCCTCACCGGCATGGTGGTGTTGTTGCAATTCAACCGCTTTGCTATTCTGCTCGGGCTTGGCTCGCTGCCGATCGTCGCGGTCTATCCCTTCATGAAACGCATCACCGACTGGCCGCAAATCGTGCTCGGCCTGGCATTTTCCTGGGGTGCATTGATGGGTTTTGCCGCGCGTTTTGGCGCGCTCGACCAGGCCGCGCCCTATCTGCTTTATGCCGCCGCTATCATGTGGACCATCGGCTACGATACGATCTATGCCCATCAGGATCAGGAAGATGATGCCCTGATCGGAGTACGCTCGACTGCCCGGACCTTCGGTGCCAGTTCGCAAATCATGATCGGGCTGTTCTTCGCCGGTGCGGTGCTGTTTGCCGCCCTTGCCATCATGGCTTCGGGAGGCGGCATCTATGCAGCACTCGGCCTGACCGGCTTTGCCGTTCATCTGGGCTGGCAGGTGGCTTCGCTGCAGCCGGGAAATGCCGAACGCTGCCTGATGCAGTTCCGCTCAAACCGAAATGCCGGCCTGCTGCTGTTTGCCGGCCTGGTGCTGGAAACGCTGATTTAG
- a CDS encoding SDR family oxidoreductase — protein MANGAKQNTAQKTALITGGSSGIGRATALTLAGAGYQVAVCGRRLEALEETIEMGSDLPGKIIASAADVSDPASVEALFADLKARLPRLDVLFNNAGVSGGSINFGDLDFEDWRKVMDINLDGMFLVANQAYRWMRDQDPQGGRIVNNGSISAHVPRPGSACYTASKHAVTGLTRTISLDGRVHNIACGQIDIGNAASDMTAHFAKGLPQADGSVKPEPTINVMHIANAILQMAELPLDANIQFMNIMARDMPFIGRG, from the coding sequence ATGGCAAACGGCGCGAAACAGAATACAGCACAGAAAACAGCACTCATCACCGGCGGCAGCTCCGGCATCGGACGGGCAACCGCATTGACCCTGGCCGGCGCCGGGTATCAGGTCGCGGTTTGCGGACGGCGCCTGGAGGCTTTGGAAGAGACCATTGAAATGGGCTCGGATCTCCCGGGAAAAATCATCGCTTCTGCTGCCGATGTGTCCGATCCGGCGTCAGTTGAAGCGCTGTTTGCTGATCTGAAGGCCCGCCTGCCAAGGCTCGATGTTCTGTTCAACAATGCCGGCGTCTCCGGCGGCTCAATCAATTTCGGCGATCTTGATTTCGAAGATTGGCGCAAGGTCATGGATATCAATCTCGACGGCATGTTTCTCGTTGCAAATCAGGCCTATCGCTGGATGCGCGATCAGGACCCGCAAGGTGGCCGGATTGTCAATAATGGCTCCATTTCCGCCCATGTGCCGCGCCCCGGTTCGGCCTGTTACACCGCCTCCAAACATGCGGTGACCGGCCTGACCCGCACCATTTCCCTGGATGGCAGGGTGCACAATATCGCCTGCGGACAGATTGATATCGGCAATGCCGCCTCCGACATGACGGCGCATTTCGCCAAGGGTTTGCCGCAGGCTGATGGTTCGGTCAAACCGGAGCCGACCATCAATGTGATGCATATCGCCAACGCCATTCTGCAGATGGCTGAATTGCCGTTGGACGCCAATATTCAATTCATGAATATCATGGCAAGGGATATGCCATTTATCGGCAGAGGCTAA
- the lspA gene encoding signal peptidase II, whose translation MEQQIDVERQPMTAGQKWPLWSSSAAFMLRWSLVLLVLDQATKLWILYGLQLQEGERIAVTPFFDLLLVWNRGISYGLLQQQSDIGRWLLVIVGIVACIALWIWANRVETRSFVLGATLVIGGGIGNTIDRVVYGAVADFVSLHAFDFYWYIFNIADVAIVAGFVVLLYEMIWPGQPAHKQDMS comes from the coding sequence TTGGAACAACAGATAGATGTGGAGCGCCAGCCAATGACTGCCGGACAGAAATGGCCCCTTTGGAGCTCCAGCGCAGCCTTCATGCTGCGCTGGTCACTTGTGCTACTGGTGTTGGATCAGGCAACCAAATTGTGGATCCTGTACGGGCTTCAATTGCAGGAAGGCGAGCGGATTGCAGTCACGCCATTTTTTGACCTGCTGCTGGTCTGGAATCGGGGTATCAGTTACGGCCTGTTGCAGCAACAAAGTGACATTGGCCGCTGGTTGCTGGTTATTGTCGGCATTGTTGCCTGCATTGCGCTTTGGATCTGGGCAAACCGGGTTGAGACGCGCAGCTTCGTGCTGGGCGCCACGCTTGTCATCGGCGGGGGAATTGGCAACACAATCGACCGCGTCGTCTATGGTGCGGTGGCGGATTTTGTTTCGCTGCACGCTTTTGATTTTTATTGGTATATCTTCAACATTGCTGACGTCGCAATCGTTGCAGGTTTCGTCGTGCTCCTGTATGAGATGATCTGGCCGGGGCAGCCTGCTCACAAACAGGATATGTCTTAA